The following coding sequences are from one Lolium rigidum isolate FL_2022 chromosome 6, APGP_CSIRO_Lrig_0.1, whole genome shotgun sequence window:
- the LOC124663645 gene encoding alpha-glucan phosphorylase, H isozyme-like, producing MRKLLPRQMEIIEEIDKRFRELVISTRKDIEGKLDSMSVLDNSPQKPVVRMANLCVVAAHTVNGVAELHSNILKEELFADYLSIWICDASGHTCSLTCIITDTIWDLLRDLLRDVEVADVYMLCQ from the exons ATGAGGAAATTGCTTCCACGACAAATGGAAATTATTGAGGAAATTGACAAGCGG TTCAGAGAACTGGTGATCTCCACCCGGAAGGATATTGAGGGAAAGCTCGATTCGATGAGTGTGTTAGATAACTCTCCCCAGAAGCCAGTGGTGCGGATGGCGAATTTGTGTGTAGTGGCTGCACATACG GTGAATGGAGTGGCCGAGTTACACAGCAACATTTTGAAGGAAGAGCTGTTTGCAGATTATCTGTCTATTTGGATCTGCGATGCTTCAGGTCATACTTGCTCACTAACCTGTATCATAACAGATACCATTTGGGATTTGTTGAGGGATTTGTTGAGAGATGTAGAGGTGGCCGACGTCTACATGTTGTGCCAGTGA